One window of Terriglobales bacterium genomic DNA carries:
- a CDS encoding alkaline phosphatase family protein, which translates to MRIPLTRTCAVLALLLVLIPSCFASAYDGRPRLIVILVVDQLREDLLERFHDRFGPNGFRLLTDRGAYFPSCYYDYAVTRTAPGHATLLTGAYADGHGIMSNRWWDPQSNKMISPVEDPRAKLVGREGGGASPRNLLGSSLGDELKLATGGKARVFAIALKEYAAVLSGGHAADAAYWTTDDGVWVTSSYYRPELPKWVGDFNASGRSDKYWNQEWKDASGKVLWRTDRKAGSFFDVVGPSPYSADYELEFGRELITNEKLGSGPATDVLVIGLSGFDEQGHATGPDSPQIAAATLALDRQLGDFFDFLGQKLGLANVWIALSADHGVAPMPEHAKELRVAENVRYDRRKMVEEINRQLSARLTPGKTTPFVAGFDPPTLFLNRQAFPNQIDEQAAEALVGEAAEKQGMSGYFTHAQLARGEVPATEMGRLYLHSAGPLQGWYVMTIPPPFSVPNTGHSTDHGTPYSYDRHVPLAMFGFPFNPGIYRAPAEPVDLAPTLAVLLGINKPSHAVGRVLTEALPKESSR; encoded by the coding sequence ATGCGAATTCCGCTCACGCGCACCTGTGCTGTCCTGGCACTGCTGCTGGTGCTGATCCCAAGCTGTTTTGCTTCCGCCTACGACGGGCGGCCGCGCCTGATCGTCATTCTGGTGGTGGACCAGCTCCGCGAAGACCTGCTGGAGCGCTTCCACGACAGATTCGGCCCCAATGGCTTCCGCCTGCTGACTGACCGCGGCGCCTACTTCCCGTCCTGCTACTACGATTACGCGGTCACCCGCACCGCTCCGGGACACGCCACTCTGCTGACCGGGGCCTATGCCGATGGCCACGGCATCATGTCGAACCGCTGGTGGGACCCGCAGTCGAACAAGATGATCTCTCCGGTCGAGGACCCCCGCGCGAAGCTGGTGGGACGCGAGGGTGGCGGGGCGTCGCCCAGGAACCTGCTGGGCTCGAGCCTGGGGGACGAGCTGAAGCTGGCCACCGGAGGCAAGGCGCGCGTCTTCGCCATCGCCCTCAAGGAATATGCGGCGGTGCTGAGTGGCGGGCACGCCGCCGATGCCGCCTACTGGACCACCGACGACGGGGTGTGGGTCACTTCGTCTTACTACCGCCCCGAGCTGCCGAAGTGGGTGGGCGACTTCAACGCCAGCGGCCGCTCCGACAAGTACTGGAACCAGGAGTGGAAAGACGCTTCCGGCAAGGTGCTTTGGCGGACCGACCGCAAAGCCGGCAGCTTCTTCGACGTCGTGGGACCGAGTCCTTACTCCGCCGACTATGAGCTGGAGTTCGGCCGCGAGCTGATCACCAACGAGAAGCTGGGCAGCGGCCCCGCCACCGACGTGCTGGTCATCGGTCTCTCGGGCTTCGATGAACAAGGCCACGCCACCGGTCCCGACTCGCCCCAGATCGCGGCTGCGACGCTGGCCCTCGACCGGCAATTAGGGGATTTCTTCGACTTCCTCGGGCAAAAGCTGGGGCTGGCGAATGTGTGGATCGCGCTCTCCGCCGACCACGGCGTGGCTCCCATGCCGGAACATGCCAAAGAGCTGCGCGTGGCCGAGAACGTCCGCTACGACCGCCGCAAGATGGTCGAAGAGATCAACCGCCAGCTCTCCGCCAGACTGACGCCCGGCAAGACGACGCCGTTCGTCGCCGGCTTCGATCCGCCCACGCTGTTCCTGAACCGCCAGGCGTTCCCCAACCAGATCGACGAACAGGCGGCCGAGGCGCTTGTGGGAGAAGCCGCGGAAAAGCAGGGCATGAGCGGCTACTTCACCCACGCGCAGCTGGCGCGCGGCGAGGTACCGGCAACCGAGATGGGCCGGCTCTATCTCCACAGCGCGGGACCACTGCAGGGCTGGTACGTGATGACCATTCCCCCACCATTCTCCGTGCCCAACACCGGACATTCCACCGATCACGGCACGCCCTATTCCTACGACCGCCACGTGCCCCTGGCGATGTTCGGGTTCCCCTTCAATCCCGGCATCTACCGCGCGCCTGCCGAGCCGGTGGACCTGGCGCCCACGCTGGCGGTTCTGCTGGGCATCAACAAGCCGTCCCATGCCGTGGGGCGTGTGCTGACGGAAGCGCTGCCCAAGGAGTCGTCGCGATGA
- the serS gene encoding serine--tRNA ligase has translation MLDLAFVREHLDLVERKLRDRGMSPDVVLGDFRTLDIERRRLITEAESLKAQQNKASEEIARLKKQKQDATAQIEAMKGFRERIKAAEDQANEKDSQLRQLLAGIPNLPHDSVPVGKTPEENVEVRRWGTPPRFDFTPKPHWELGESLGVLDLERAAKITGARFAVYWDLGAKLERALANFMLDLHSRENGYTEVLPPYMVNADSMYGTGQLPKFEADLFKVPHGEKTLYLVPTAEVPVTNLYRDEVLEAARLPISLTAYTPCFRSEAGSYGKDVRGIIRQHQFQKVELVKFTRPEQSWDEHEKLTRDAEAVLQRLGLHYRVVTLCTGDMGAASAKTYDLEVWLPGQQLFREISSCSNFESYQARRANIRFKPEGKGKTEFVHTLNGSGLAVGRTWVAIVENYQQKDGSVLIPEVLRPYLGTDRIVPRKL, from the coding sequence ATGCTCGACCTGGCATTCGTCCGTGAGCATCTGGACCTGGTAGAACGCAAGCTGCGCGACCGCGGCATGTCGCCCGATGTCGTGCTCGGCGACTTCCGTACCCTCGATATCGAGCGCCGCCGTCTGATCACCGAAGCCGAATCGCTCAAAGCCCAGCAGAATAAGGCTTCGGAAGAGATCGCCCGCCTGAAGAAGCAGAAGCAGGACGCCACCGCCCAGATCGAGGCGATGAAAGGCTTCCGCGAGAGGATCAAGGCGGCGGAGGACCAGGCTAACGAAAAGGACAGCCAGCTCCGGCAGTTGCTGGCCGGCATCCCCAACCTGCCGCACGACTCGGTGCCGGTGGGGAAGACACCGGAGGAAAACGTCGAGGTCCGCCGCTGGGGCACGCCGCCGCGATTCGACTTCACGCCCAAGCCTCATTGGGAGCTGGGTGAGAGCCTTGGGGTGCTCGACCTGGAACGCGCCGCCAAGATCACCGGCGCCCGCTTCGCCGTGTACTGGGACCTGGGGGCCAAGCTGGAGCGCGCGCTGGCCAACTTCATGCTCGACCTCCACAGCCGTGAGAACGGATACACCGAGGTCCTGCCTCCCTACATGGTGAACGCCGATTCGATGTATGGGACTGGACAGCTGCCCAAGTTCGAGGCCGACCTGTTCAAGGTGCCGCACGGGGAGAAGACGCTGTACCTGGTCCCCACCGCCGAGGTGCCGGTCACCAACCTGTACCGCGACGAGGTGCTGGAGGCCGCTCGCCTGCCTATCTCGCTCACCGCCTATACCCCCTGCTTCCGCAGCGAGGCCGGCTCCTACGGCAAGGACGTGCGCGGCATCATCCGCCAGCACCAGTTCCAGAAAGTGGAACTGGTCAAGTTCACCCGTCCGGAGCAGTCCTGGGACGAGCACGAGAAGCTGACCCGCGACGCCGAGGCCGTGCTGCAGCGCCTCGGGCTGCACTACCGTGTGGTGACGCTCTGCACCGGCGACATGGGCGCCGCCAGCGCCAAGACCTACGACCTCGAAGTCTGGCTGCCAGGCCAGCAGCTCTTCCGCGAGATCTCCTCCTGCTCCAACTTCGAGTCCTATCAGGCACGGCGCGCCAATATCCGCTTCAAGCCGGAAGGGAAGGGAAAGACGGAATTCGTGCATACCCTGAACGGGAGCGGATTGGCGGTCGGCCGCACCTGGGTGGCGATCGTCGAGAACTATCAGCAGAAAGACGGCAGCGTGCTGATACCCGAAGTCCTGCGGCCGTATCTCGGAACGGACCGGATCGTTCCTCGAAAGCTCTAG
- a CDS encoding outer membrane lipoprotein-sorting protein translates to MMKALITSLFVLLLATVSAAQQPGLEAVLDRMDSAAAGFKSAETDFVWDQYEKVVNETTKQSGKMFFRRSGKDIQMAADINGDTPGDKKYVLYQGDRMRLYQPNIDQVTEYAAGKDKGAIESFLVLGFGGRGHDMLKSFDVKLLGNEAAGGVNAAKLQLTPKTEKARGVFDRILLWIDPARGVSVQQQFFEPSGNFRLAKYSNIKLNEKIPDDAFQLKTTGHTKVVNPRG, encoded by the coding sequence ATGATGAAAGCCCTGATCACGAGCCTGTTCGTTCTCTTGCTGGCCACGGTGTCCGCGGCCCAGCAACCCGGCCTGGAAGCGGTCCTGGACCGCATGGACTCGGCCGCCGCCGGCTTCAAGTCCGCCGAGACCGATTTCGTCTGGGACCAGTACGAAAAGGTGGTCAACGAGACCACCAAGCAGTCCGGCAAGATGTTCTTCCGCCGCAGCGGCAAAGACATCCAGATGGCCGCCGACATCAATGGCGACACCCCGGGCGACAAGAAGTATGTGCTTTACCAGGGAGACAGGATGCGGCTCTATCAGCCCAACATCGACCAGGTGACCGAGTACGCCGCCGGCAAGGACAAGGGCGCTATCGAGAGCTTCCTGGTGCTGGGCTTCGGCGGGCGGGGCCATGACATGCTGAAATCCTTTGACGTCAAGCTGCTGGGCAACGAAGCCGCCGGCGGGGTGAACGCCGCCAAGCTCCAGCTCACCCCCAAGACCGAGAAGGCCCGGGGTGTCTTCGACCGTATCCTGCTGTGGATCGACCCGGCCCGCGGGGTCTCGGTACAGCAGCAGTTCTTCGAGCCCAGCGGCAACTTCCGCCTGGCTAAGTACAGCAATATCAAGCTGAACGAGAAGATTCCCGACGATGCCTTCCAACTGAAGACCACGGGGCATACCAAGGTGGTTAACCCCCGGGGGTAA